One part of the Eubalaena glacialis isolate mEubGla1 chromosome 19, mEubGla1.1.hap2.+ XY, whole genome shotgun sequence genome encodes these proteins:
- the ZSWIM7 gene encoding zinc finger SWIM domain-containing protein 7, whose amino-acid sequence MAVAARALTLPAVVEELLSEMAEAARDGAPIPDEHLLSLKFVFGSSAVQALDLVDRQSVTLISSPSGRRVYQVLGSSGRTYVCLASCHYCSCPAFAFSVLRKSDSLLCKHLLAVYLSQVMRTCQQLSISDKQLTDVLLMEKTQEAS is encoded by the exons ATGGCGGTGGCGGCGCGGGCTCTCACGCTGCCGGCAGTGGTGGAGGAGCTGCTGAGCGAGATGGCGGAGGCGGCGCGGGACGGCGCGCCGA TTCCTGATGAGCATCTATTATC GCTGAAGTTTGTCTTTGGCTCATCAGCCGTCCAGGCCTTGGACCTCGTTGATCGCCAGTCCGTCACCTTAATTTCATCACCCAGTGGGAGGCGTGTTTACCAG GTACTTGGAAGTTCCGGTAGAACATACGTGTGTTTGGCCTCTTGTCATTACTGTTCGTGTCCGGCATTTGCCTTCTCAGTGCTGCGGAAGAGTGACAGCCTCCTG TGCAAGCACCTCTTGGCAGTTTATCTTAGTCAGGTTATGAGGACCTGTCAGCAGCTGAGCATCTCTGACAAGCAACTGACTGATGTATTATTGATGGAAAAGACACAAGAAGCGTCATAA